Genomic DNA from Fimbriimonas ginsengisoli Gsoil 348:
TTGCCAAGCGGGTCGTGGTGCAGAGCCCGCCTAAGGTGGGAAGTGCGGCGACGCGGGCGATCGATACTCACCCGATTCCGGGGCGCAAGTTCGCGGCAACGTTCGTTAGTGGTCCGGATGTCAGCATCTACACCCTCGCGACCTTTACTCTGCAGGCCGCGGACGGGCGGTGGCTCGCATCCGGCCACTCGATCGAGGGTGCTGGCGCGGGGGCGGGCGCTCGCAAGCTGCCGGTTTCGACCGCGTTCGCGGACGGGCGGCTCGACAACGGGGATATATGGGCTCATCCGATCGGCGTCGCGTACGGCACGCTCACGAACGACACCCAATACGGTTCCGTAGTCGACGCCACCGCCAATCGTGCCGTACTGACGCCGCTGATCACGAAGTACGCCCTCGACGGCGTCGGCTTCACCACGACGCACCAGGTCTCGGACGACAACGACAGTGATGAGGAGCAGTTCGCGACCCAGTCCGGACTGTTGACCGGGATCTTCCACACGATTGGCGCTTCCCGAAAGCAGGTGCACGGGAACGCCGTGCTGAAGGTGACCTACCCGGATGGCACAATTAATACGTACGACTTCACCGCCGACCCTAACAACTCCGGCGAGCTTCAAGGAACCGGCGAAGACGTGTTCTTCAGCATCGAATTCTGGGTCCAGGACAAACTCTCCGGCCTCGTGAGCCTAGAAAAGGAACCGTCGAAGGTCGAACTGACGGTCGATCTCGTCAGTGGTCCACCCACACCGCCCACCGCGAAGAAGGCGAAGTGAGACAAGTCAGCCGGACCTCTACCAGGATTTACAAATGGTCACGGTGATCCTTCTTGCCCACCTGACGAAGTTCCCTTTTGCCTTGGCATCGGATATTGCTCGCGAGTCGGACCTAATCGTGGTGGCGGAGCCGGGCAGAAATTCTTACATGCCGGTTATCAAGAGGGTGATCGGCTCTCGAACACCTGTAACTTTGGGAGAGATTAGCCTCACTCCAAATCCTGGACACTTGGCACATTCAGACATCTTTTATGGTGTTCGGTCGACAATGATTCTCTTTCTCAAACGCGGAAAGAACGGATCGCCGGTCTGGACGCCGGTGGACTTCCTGCATGATCACATCCCGCTGACCGGCGGTAAGGCAAGCGCCAAGTGGTGCCCCCTTCGGGATGAAAACGGAAACCCTGCCGGCTCGGGAGTTGCGGTGCCGACTTTACTCACCTTCCCGGCTTCGCTGCGGTATTCGAGGGGGAAAGTTAGATGGCAGGAGATCGCCAGGTGTCTGCAATCCATGCCGGGGGCGCCACCCAAGGCGGCGGCTCGGTGAGCCGCGGCACCTGAGACTCACAGGCGAGCCGGGCAAATGCCTCCCGGTTCTTAGCCAAAACCCTTTGCGACCTTTGCGAGCAATCCGTTACCAGAGTTTCCAAACACGGAGGCACCGGGCTCCACCCCTCCTCAAACATCAGAGTTCAGAAATCAGGCATTAACTTCCGGAACCGCCACCCCCAACCCCCTCCTCCTCCCGCTCGCGATGGACGGGGTAGGCATTCGAAGCGTTGTTTGCCGCGGCGGCAAGAGGAGGGGGCTCCGGAGAGGGTCTAACGTAAAATTGAGGCAGATTCGGCGCAACGACCGGTTGCAGGTCTTGTATCTTTTTCCGGACGCGGGAACAATAGGAAACGACTCGCCCGTATGTTCGATTTCGGGAACAGGCCAGAGAAATGTTATTTGCCGCCGTACGCGAAAGGGCTAGAACCACCGTTCAGGATCGAACGGCGCTGTTCGAGCAACTTATTAGGGACACGAATAAGCAGGCTTACAGCCTCGCTTACCGGTTGACCGGCAACAGCGCCGAAGCCGAGGATTTGGTCCAAGAGTCGTTTCTCCGCGCCTACCGCTTTTTCCACCGATACGACGACTCGCTCCCGTTCACGAGCTGGCTCTACCGGATCATGACGAACGCGCACATCGACATGGTGCGCCGCCGTGGCCGAATTCGAACCACCAGCCTCGAAAGCGCAGGCAGCGACGGCACGACCACCTGGGACCTTCCGGACACCGAGGCCGCCCCCGATCGAGTGATGATGGAGAATTCGCTAGAAGAGCCTGTCCAAAAGGCGCTTATGGCGATGACGCCGGAATTCCGAACGGCGGTGCTCCTCGCGGACGTAGAAGGAATGGCCTACGAGGAGGTCGCTGACATTATGAGGACGTCGGTCGGAACCGTGCGAAGCCGCATTCACCGCGGTCGGAAGCAGATAAGGAATCATCTGTTGAAGCACGCACCTCAAACCTACGGGAGTTTCTGCGATGAACTGTAAATCGGTCCAGAACCAGCTCTCGGCCTACCTCGACCGAGAAGTGGCCGGCGACGAAATGCTCGCCATCCGCGCCCATCTGCACGATTGCGACGAGTGCCGCGACGAAGCGGAAGCGCTGAAAATGTTGAAGCGTATGCTCACCGAGAGCCCGGTCCCCGAGCCTTCGGCCGACTTTGCCGATCGGCTCTGCGCGGCGGTGCTCTCCAGCCGTACGTCGATGGACGTCGAAAAGCGAGACAACCGAATTACGTTGCGCGCTTCGCTTATTACCTTCAGCAGCGTTGCCGCCTTTTCGATGGCGCTCACTTTCGCGGCGTTGACAAACTCCCGGCCGGGATCGAGTCCCACGGCCGTTCCGATGTCGGTCGATACCGCGAGCTCGCACGACCTCGCGTTCCAAGTTCAAAGAGATCAGATGTGGGCTACCGGCCTTGATTCAACGAGCGGCGTGCCCGTGATCTCGAGTCCGAGCCATGCGCGGCGCTAGTCATCTGCTCGCCGCCGGCTGCACGTTCGCCCTAGCGGCCGGTGTCGCCATGGGCAGCGGGGCGACGGGTAGCGGCGCAAAACATAGATCGAGGGCGTTCGACCTGCTGTCCCGGACTATGCAGCCGACGCTCAAGGTGAACGTCGTCTCCATCACCCTCCAGCGCGATCCGCGCGGAGAAGGGCAATTTCAAGAGATCAAGCTGGTTCGCTCCAAAGCCGGCAAGCAGCGCTGGGTCGTCACGAAGCCGCTTCGGTTTGCGGGGCGTGAGTGTGTGGACGACGGCGAGCGGCAGCTCATGTACTTTCCCGACCGCCGGCAGTTGACCGACCAACAGTCCGCCGCTAAAGCCCCTTGCGACGCCCCCGAGAAGATCGCATTGGCGAAACGGAACTATACGTTTCAGATTGCCTCGCGGGAAACGATCGCCGGGCGAAATACGGTTTGCGTGACGGCGATTCCGCGAAACCCTGATCTGTTGGTCCGCAACTATTTCATCGACGAAGAGGCGGCCTACCCCCTTCGAGTCGAGACCGTGGGGACCGACGGCCGTGCGAACGTGATGTTCGACACGAAATTCATCGAATATCCGGCGAAGCTCCCGAACTCGGTGTTCAAGCTCTCGGCGGTGCTTGGAAACGTCCACAAGATTACGTACAACCCGCCGGAGACGATGAGCCGAATCAAGGCTCGCGCGATGGTAGGGTTCGTGCCCTTGATCCCGAACGGTTTGCCGATGGGTTTTAAAGTCCAGGAGCTGCAGTACAACCCCGGATCGGAGTGGAAGTCGGTGATGGTTCGGCTCACCGACGGACTTGCGCGGGCGACGGTCTATCAGTGGAAAGGGCAGGATATCGAGTTTCCGGACAGCACGCCGGGCGAATATAACGGAATCAAGCTTCTCATTGTCTCCGACCTCGGGCCGAAGGTACGACAGAAGCTGCTTCAGACATTTGTCTCGCAGGCTACGAGCGACGAAGCAAAAGCGCTTCGCATTTACGGCTCCCGGCATCGGAGCGAGTGGGACCTCCCGATCTATATGGAACCACGACGGATTGGCGAGGCGTTATCAGAAATAGATCGCTTCTTCGAATCGACCGCGCTTCCGAGGGCTAACACGGAAAGCTGAGGTCACCTTCCCGTTCGAGGGGGCGTCCTTTATCTTGAAAAGCAGAGAAGAAATGAGCAAACCTTTAAAGACCTCAACGAACGCTTATGTTCTGATCGCGGCCGGCTTCGGTCTTGGCGCCGTAAGCATGGCTGGTCTATTTCACAGTGCGAACGCCTCGCCCGACTATTCGAGCACGAGCGGCGCCCGCATGCGGGTCGCTTCGGCGCCGACGTCGGAGAGCATGGCGACCCTTCACGCGATCGACTCGTCGTACGAAAACCTCGCCGACTTCGTCTCGCCGGCGGTGGTCGACATCGAATCGGTCCGAAACGGCCGCCACATGGGCGCGAACGGAGAGCGGCTCCCGATCGCCGGCGGCGAAGGGAGCGGGTTCATCTTCCGTCCGGACGGCTACATCATCACCAACGACCACGTGGTCGGCGGCTTCGACAAGGTGACGGTAACGCTCAAAGACGGACGCCGCTTCGTGGGCAAGGTGACCCGGGCCGAGGATAGCGATATCGCCTTGGTCAAGATCGACGCGAAAGATCTGCCGACCCTTGCGATGGCCGACAGCAGCAAGGTTCGCACCGGCCAAACCGTGATGGCGATCGGCGCCCCGTTCGGCCTCCAGCAGTCGGTGACCTTCGGTCACGTTAGCGCCCTTGGGCGGATCAACGCGATCGAGGACAAGATGTACCCCGACCTGATCCAGACCGACGCTCCGATCAACATGGGGAACTCGGGCGGACCGCTCGTCAACATCGATGGCCAGGTGGTCGGGGTGAACACCTCGATTCTGAGCCCGTCCGGCGTCAGCGCGGGGATCGGCTTCGCTATTCCAAGCAACCAGATCCGGTTCATCGCGGATATCCTCACCCAAAAGGGCAAGCTCACCCGGAGCATGCTGGGGCTCCGCCCACAGAACCTTAAGGAGTACCAGAAGCAGGAGATGAAGCTGACCGGCGGCGCTATCGTCGAGTCGGTGGAAAGCAACGGTCCTTCGGAAGCAGCCGGAATCAAAGCCGGGGACGTGGTGGTCCGAATCGGCACCACTCCGGTGTCGAGCCAGCTCGACCTGCGGAACGCGATGCTAGTCTACGCGCCAGGTACTACAGTACCCGTGGAGGTCGTTCGCGACGGTAAGCACCTGACGTTCAATGTGAAGCTCACGGAGTTTAAGCGCCCGGTTAGCGAGCAACTTCAAAATCTGGACGGCAAAACGTTCCAGCTACCGAAGGGTACGGATCCGTTCAAGGACATCCCCAATCTCAAGGATTTCCCCAACCTAAAGGACTTCCGCGGGTTGAAGGACTTCCCCGGGCTAGGCAATCCCGGCCAAGACGAGGAGACCGTTCCTCCGCTCCGCGAGGGGCGGCCAAGGCTCGGAATCTCGGTGGGAGATATCACGGCCGAGGAGCGCAAAGCGCGCAGCATCCCGGCCAGCGTGAACGGAGCCTACGTTGCGCTCGTCACCCCCGGCTCGGTCGCCGAGAGGGCCGGCCTTAAGGAGGGGGACGTCATCGTCGCCCTCGGCGGAAAGTCGATCTCGACGGCGAAGGGGCTCACCGACCTTATGAGCGACGTGAAGCTCGGCGATACGAAGAGCATCAAGTTCCTCCGGTTCGGAAAGGGAGCTCAGATGTCGGAAGAGCGAACGGTCACCTTCAAGTAATCGCGCTGACTGACCAGCGAAAAAATCCCGTGCCGGGTAGCGGCACGGGATTTTTTCGTTTAGTGGAGACGCAAAAGAGCCCGGTGGGGTTTCCCACCGGGCTCTCGTGCAACGGGCGTCGTCTCGCTTTTAGCGGCCTTTCTTTAGGCAGCCGGTGATTTCGACCTTAATGGTCGAGGTTTCGAAACCGTTCTCTTTGGCCTGCTCTTCAATGGCGTCGACGACCGACTGAGGAAGCTTGAGCTCCATCACGTCGCCGGTCTCGTCGCAAACCATTACTTCGGAGCGCTTGCCATGGCAATTCTCTTGACGGCACGGGAAGTAGCCATCGACCACGCCAATGTGGTGGATCAGCCCGACTTCCTGCAGCGTAGAGAGGATCCGATAAACGGACACGACGTCGATCTTGCCGCCGCCCGAGATGATCTTCTCGTGGATGGCGTAGGCGCTGAGCGCCTTCTTGGTGTCGGCCAAAGCGCGAATAACCTGAACACGCGGCATCGTGATGCGGTATCCGGCAGCACGCAGCTCTTTCAGCGAATGCTCTTCGTATACCTTTGCGTCGTCGATCATGGTCTGGTTAGAGGCGACCTGGGGTTCGCGGGAACGTCTTTCTCTCATGGTGATATTATGTGCTTACGCCTTGTTTGGACTGTTGACTCCACCTTGCCTGCTTTTTTCATCTGGTGACGATGCTCGTTGTGTGTCCGACTCACTTGCATCGTTATTGTTCCGATCTTCGTATAATCTTGCCTAGGTTCCCTTGAACCTGCGTTTGTGATAACATCCAAGCCGAACCGAGGGAGCACATGCTTCCAATGAGGAGGAGAAATGCAGTTTTACAACCTGAAGACCCGGTCCCACGTTGAAATCCCGGAATCGGACGTCCGGAAAAAGAAAATGACCCGCAAAACCAAGACGGGTGAACAGACTCGTTATGCGCTCACCGCAACCTACGAAGGCACGCCGCTTTACAAATTTGTGAACGAGGCCACCTATACCTCGTCAAACGCAAAAGAAGTCGAATAAGTTTTTTCAAAAAAACTCACCGGGTCTAGGTCTTCCGACCTAGACCCGCTTCTTTTTTAACCCCTCGCCGGCAAACAAAAGCGGCGAGTGAACCGGATGGAAGCGCGGTCGTCAACGCGGGCATGGCTCTCGTCACCGACCGCGACAAATGCGCGCACCTACTCCGCCGGTTCGGCCTCGGCGCCAGCGAGGCAGAGATCGATTTTTATCTCCAGGATGGGATGTCGGGCGCCATCGACCGCCTCCTCGACGACTCGATCCCCGACGGGGTCGACTTGGATCCCCAGCAGTTTTTGAACAACAACGGGATTCTCCCGACCCCGGTAGTCATCGACCTCTGGATCACCCGGATGATCATGACCCGGCGGCCGCTCCGGGAGAAGATGACTCTGTTCTGGCACGACCACTTCGCGACGAGCGCCAGCAAGGTTGCGAACACGATGATGATGCTCCAGCAGAACGAACTGATGCGCAAGAACGCGCTGGGTTCGTTCCGGACCCTTCTCACGGAGGTCAGCAAGGACCCCGCCATGATCTACTGGCTCGACAACCAGCAGAACGTGAAGGGACACCCAAACGAGAATTTCGCCCGCGAAGTGATGGAGCTTTTCACTTTGGGGATCGGCAACTACACCGAGAAAGACGTTCAGGAGGGAGCGCGGGCGTTCACCGGCTGGTCGCTTCGCGGCCAGGGACAGAAGCTGGGCAAGCGGTTTCCCGCCGAGTTTTTGTTCCGTCCGCTCGTCCACGACGATGGGATCAAGACGTTCTTGGGGAACAGCTCAAACTTCAACGGCGACGACGTTCTGAACATCCTCTGCGACCAACCGCGAACATCGGAGTACCTCACCACCAAGATTTGGAACTGGTTTGTGTGGCCGCAACCGGATGCGGCGACGATCGCTCCGTTTGCGAAGCGATTCCGCGAGAGCGGCTTGGACATCAAGTCGCTCATCAAAGACATCATGAAGTCGAGTGAGTTTTACTCGTCTCGCGCCGAACGGACGGTGATTAAAAATCCGGTCGACTTCTGCGTCGCCACCTTGCGTCAGCTCGGGGTGGGGGAGCAGGTTTCCCGCCGGCTGGGCGCGGTCGCAGCCGGGGAAACGGTTCCTCGCGGCGTCCTTGCTCCCGCTCACGTTGCGCAGCTATCTATGAAGGGGATGGGGATGTGGCTCATGTATCCGCCGGACGTGGCCGGATGGAACACAGGTGAATCTTGGATTACCTCGGCCACGGTGGTGGAGCGGATCGAGTGGTCCGACAAGATCTTTGGCCAAGGGAAAACTGCGAAGCTCGAGCTTCGGTACCCCGCCTACGGACTCCTCAAAGACGATACAACGCCGAATGCGGTTGTGGATAAGTTGCTGTCGATCTTCGACGCGCCGATAAAGGCCGACAAGCGCGCCGCGCTTATCGCGGCGGCGACGAAGGTATCCGGAGGGCAACTGACGCCGGAAAACGCCAATCAGGTCGCGGCTTTGGTCTCCCGTCTGATCTTCGCCACCCCGGACTTCCAGTTCGGCTAACGTTGCGCCGTGGTCACGCCCTTACCTCCGGCCTCTTTTTCCGGCGGATCCCCACGATGGAGAAGATTCGGACCGGCTCGCCGGTGGCGACGGCGCGTTCGGACGCCTTTCCGGCGAGGGCGACGAGGAGGAAGACGAGGCCCCCTTCAAACGCCGCCAACGTCACCGCGCCTAACCACAGCGACTTGAGGAAAATCGCCGGCAGGCAAAGAACGATTTCTCCGGCGATGAGGGGCGCGGCAAAGAGCCAATAGGCGAACTGTCCGAGCAACTGTTGGAGCTTGTCGGAAAAGTCGGGATAGCCAAGCACGAGCGTGTATTGCAGGGCCATCCGGGCCGCCGTTCGCAAGGGGAAAAGGACGAGAAGACCGAAGACCACCAGCGGCATGTAAGCCACTCGAGCGACGAGTAGGACCGCCGAGGTTCCGAAGGAAAACAATAATAGCGAGACCATCGGAACGGCAAGGTCGGCGGACACGCTCTCCCAGCCGCGGATCGGCAACGGAGCCACCAGTTCGCGCCGGCGCACCGCCGCTTCGGAAGCGGTGCGGGCGGCCCCGAGGAAAAGCATGCTGCCATAGAGGCACATGACCCCTAGAACTACGTAAGCCATCGCCGCGTCCTGCGCCTGGGTGGCCGCGGCAAAAAGCCCGATTCCGACCCCGATTAGGAGGGGAGTAATGAAGTTTGCCGTCGGGCGCTTCCCCGCTGCGCAAAGGTGAGCCCAAAATAGCGCCACTGCACCCTCGCCAAATGGCCGAATGGTGTATTCCCTTCGCGCCCGGTGCTGGTGGGTTTGCGCCTTCGCAGCCATCATCGAGGCGTAGCCCCCTTGGGCGGCCTTTCGGAACGAAGCGATCCGGTCGGTGCTGACGATCGACTGCTCGTACCAATTGGCATTGGTCGCGAACATAGGAATAAAAGAGCCTAGATACGCGAGCAAGAGCCAGCCGATCGAGGCGCCGGTCGGCCGGTGGAAAGCGAAGCTCACCAACGCATCGGAGGCCAGGGTCACGGGGAAAAACAAGATCCGGATAAAGGCGGAGTCGACCGCCGCGGACATCCCCGCCCAACCTTTTTGCCAACCGATCGCCGCCATGATCAGGGCGAACCCAATGATTCCGGCCGTATGATATTTGCGAATCACCTGCCGGCTCGGCGCCGCCATCGCCACGAAAAGCGCCAGGTTGAGATAGGTCCCAACGCAAAGGGCGAGCGCCGCCGTCGGCACCCACCCGGGCGAAACCTCGGGCCCCATGTCGCGGGCGCTAGGGGTCACCATGTTCGTCGCCATCTTAAATGCGAAGAGCAGGAAGAAACCTTGGAAGAGCGCACTGAACAAGAGGGACGGAAGCCGGTATGCCAGCACCACCCGTCGGGAAACCGGGGACGGGAATAGATAATCGACATCCGCTCGGCTAAGGGCCAGAAGCGCGTCGCCCAAACCGCTGTCGACGGTTGCGAGCGCCAACAGAATGATCGTCAGCGTCGCGACCACCCGCAAGGCCGTCGGGTTCAGCGTGGCGGCGTTTTGAGATGGGGGAGCGCCTCCCCCTCCGAACGAGCCGACAAAAATGCTCAGTCCGAAAAATCCGACGAGAATGATCAGGGGAATCAGCTTCCGGGGATCGGTGAAAGCCGTTCGGAGCGAGTTCCGTAATTTGAAGAAGCTCAGGAGCGCGATCGCGCGCATTACGCCGGCACTTCCTCGGTGAGCTGCAGGAACATGTCTTCGAGAGTCACATCCGCTCCAGAGCTCAGCTTTTGGTGAAGCTCCTCGACGGTCCCCTCGGCGATCAGACGGCCTCGGTTTAGAATAACCACCCGGTCGCAGAGCCGTTCCGCCGTGTCGAGCATATGGGTGGAGATTAGGATCGCGTTGCCTTGCGAGCGCCGCTCCATGATCATGCTCTTCAGCTCGCGCATCCCCTTGGGGTCGAGTCCGATCAGCGGCTCGTCGAACAAAAACACCTGGGCTTGGTGGATAAAAGCGCATGCGCAGGCGAGCTTCTGCCGCATCCCTTTTGAGAGCGACGCTCCGAGCTCGTTTCGCTTCTCCCAAAGGTCAAGCCGAGTGAGAATCTCCTCCGCGTTCTTGAGCTCATCCTCCATTCGGTACGCGGCGGCGACGAACCTAAGGTGCTCCATCACGGTGAGCATCTCGTACGGATTGGGAACCTCAGGGACGAATGCGAGGGCTCGCTTGGCGGCAACCGGGTTCTCGGCGACATCGTGGCCATTCAGCAGAATGCGTCCCGAGGTGGGTTGAAGGAGTGATGCGATACAGCGGATACTCGTCGTCTTCCCGGCCCCGTTGGGGCCGAGGAGGCCGACGATCTCCCCAGCATTCACCGTAAACGAGAGATCCTCGACCGCGGTCGATCCTCCAAACCGCTTCGAGAGATTCTGCACCTGCAACATGCCTGACGAGGACGTTACCAGGAAGGGGGCCGGTTCGAACGTCGGGTGAACCTGCTATCGGCTGCAGCGCCTGGTCGATGTAAAAAGTAGACAAGAATGCACTAGTTCCATTCGATTCCAAGAAAAATCGCGCAGGTCGGGACGGTAAATTGCCCTCGCCTCCAACACGTGCGAAGGGAGTGAACTTGAGCCTTGCACTTGTCGCCAAGGCTTACGAGTTTCGGCAGGTAATGTGGTCTCGCTTAGAACCGTCCACCATGTTCACTCCTCTTCCCCTGATCCTCCTAGCTGGCCCACCGGTCCTTGCGCCGCGGCAAGCTCAGAATGCGCCCATCACGAGGCAGGAAACACTGCGCGGCAGCATCACTCCGGAGCGTGCGTAGTGGGATGTTCTGCATTACGATCTTTCGATTGCGTTCTCCCCGCGCACGCGCTCCATTCGTGGAGTGAATTTGATCACATTCAAAGTCCTCAAGCCCGGACATAAGATGCAGATCGACCTGCAGGCGCCCCTCTCCATTTCGAAGGTGCTGCAGGACGGGCGGCCGCTCACGTTTGAGCGCGAGGGGAACGTCTACTGGGTCGAGTTCGAACGAGACCTTCCGGCCGGGTCGGAAAGGAAGATCGAGGTGCACTACGGAGGTCGACCGAAAGTTGCCACAAATCCGCCTTGGGACGGCGGGATCACTTGGGGACGAGACGATCTCGGAGACTGGTTCATCAACACAACCTGCGAAGGGCTTGGCGCCAGTGCCTGGTGGCCCAACAAGGACATCGGCTACGACGAACCGGATCGCGGGATGAACATCAACATGACCGTGCCGGAGGACCTCGTCGATGTATCGAACGGTCGTCTCAAGGGAGTCGATCATGACCCCAAGGCAAAGACGAAGACCTACCACTGGCTTGTCAAGTCGCCGATCAACAACTACGGCGTGAACGCCAACATCGGCAAGTACGTGAGCTGGACCGACCGTTACCAGGGCCTCGGGGGCACGTTAGACCTCGGCTACTGGGTGCTGCCGCACCAGAAGGCGGCGGCGATGAAGACCTTTAAGGAAGTGCGCCGGATGCTCAAGGCATTCGAGCACTGGTTCGGCAAGTACCCCTGGTATGCCGACGGATACAAACTCGTCACGGTGCTGTACCCCGGTATGGAGCACCAGAGCTCGGTGACCTACGGCAATTACTTCCGCAACGGCTACCGCGAGAGCGACCCCAGCCCCGGCAGCCGCTACGGCAAGAAATTCGACTTCATCATCGTTCACGAATCCGCGCACGAGTGGTGGGGGAACAACTTCTCCATGCGAGACGCGGCCGACATGTGGATCCACGAGAGCTTCGCCAACTACGCCGAGAGCCTGTTCGTGGAGTACTACTGGGGTAAGAAGGCCGGTCAGGATTACGTGATCGGCACCCGCAGCATGATCCTGAACGACAAGCCGATCATCGGCATCTACGGAGCCAATCGGGAAGGGTCAGGCGACATGTACCCCAAGGGTGGAAACATGCTGCACACCATCCGGCAGATCGTCGGCAACGACGAGAAGTGGCGCTCGATCCTGCAGGGTCTCCAACGCGACTTCTGGCACCAGACGGTTACGTCCCGGCAAGTCGAGAA
This window encodes:
- a CDS encoding sigma-70 family RNA polymerase sigma factor; the protein is MLFAAVRERARTTVQDRTALFEQLIRDTNKQAYSLAYRLTGNSAEAEDLVQESFLRAYRFFHRYDDSLPFTSWLYRIMTNAHIDMVRRRGRIRTTSLESAGSDGTTTWDLPDTEAAPDRVMMENSLEEPVQKALMAMTPEFRTAVLLADVEGMAYEEVADIMRTSVGTVRSRIHRGRKQIRNHLLKHAPQTYGSFCDEL
- a CDS encoding anti-sigma factor family protein, which produces MNCKSVQNQLSAYLDREVAGDEMLAIRAHLHDCDECRDEAEALKMLKRMLTESPVPEPSADFADRLCAAVLSSRTSMDVEKRDNRITLRASLITFSSVAAFSMALTFAALTNSRPGSSPTAVPMSVDTASSHDLAFQVQRDQMWATGLDSTSGVPVISSPSHARR
- a CDS encoding sigma-E factor regulatory protein RseB domain-containing protein; this encodes MRGASHLLAAGCTFALAAGVAMGSGATGSGAKHRSRAFDLLSRTMQPTLKVNVVSITLQRDPRGEGQFQEIKLVRSKAGKQRWVVTKPLRFAGRECVDDGERQLMYFPDRRQLTDQQSAAKAPCDAPEKIALAKRNYTFQIASRETIAGRNTVCVTAIPRNPDLLVRNYFIDEEAAYPLRVETVGTDGRANVMFDTKFIEYPAKLPNSVFKLSAVLGNVHKITYNPPETMSRIKARAMVGFVPLIPNGLPMGFKVQELQYNPGSEWKSVMVRLTDGLARATVYQWKGQDIEFPDSTPGEYNGIKLLIVSDLGPKVRQKLLQTFVSQATSDEAKALRIYGSRHRSEWDLPIYMEPRRIGEALSEIDRFFESTALPRANTES
- a CDS encoding trypsin-like peptidase domain-containing protein, coding for MSKPLKTSTNAYVLIAAGFGLGAVSMAGLFHSANASPDYSSTSGARMRVASAPTSESMATLHAIDSSYENLADFVSPAVVDIESVRNGRHMGANGERLPIAGGEGSGFIFRPDGYIITNDHVVGGFDKVTVTLKDGRRFVGKVTRAEDSDIALVKIDAKDLPTLAMADSSKVRTGQTVMAIGAPFGLQQSVTFGHVSALGRINAIEDKMYPDLIQTDAPINMGNSGGPLVNIDGQVVGVNTSILSPSGVSAGIGFAIPSNQIRFIADILTQKGKLTRSMLGLRPQNLKEYQKQEMKLTGGAIVESVESNGPSEAAGIKAGDVVVRIGTTPVSSQLDLRNAMLVYAPGTTVPVEVVRDGKHLTFNVKLTEFKRPVSEQLQNLDGKTFQLPKGTDPFKDIPNLKDFPNLKDFRGLKDFPGLGNPGQDEETVPPLREGRPRLGISVGDITAEERKARSIPASVNGAYVALVTPGSVAERAGLKEGDVIVALGGKSISTAKGLTDLMSDVKLGDTKSIKFLRFGKGAQMSEERTVTFK
- a CDS encoding Fur family transcriptional regulator, producing the protein MRERRSREPQVASNQTMIDDAKVYEEHSLKELRAAGYRITMPRVQVIRALADTKKALSAYAIHEKIISGGGKIDVVSVYRILSTLQEVGLIHHIGVVDGYFPCRQENCHGKRSEVMVCDETGDVMELKLPQSVVDAIEEQAKENGFETSTIKVEITGCLKKGR
- a CDS encoding DUF1800 domain-containing protein, with the translated sequence MALVTDRDKCAHLLRRFGLGASEAEIDFYLQDGMSGAIDRLLDDSIPDGVDLDPQQFLNNNGILPTPVVIDLWITRMIMTRRPLREKMTLFWHDHFATSASKVANTMMMLQQNELMRKNALGSFRTLLTEVSKDPAMIYWLDNQQNVKGHPNENFAREVMELFTLGIGNYTEKDVQEGARAFTGWSLRGQGQKLGKRFPAEFLFRPLVHDDGIKTFLGNSSNFNGDDVLNILCDQPRTSEYLTTKIWNWFVWPQPDAATIAPFAKRFRESGLDIKSLIKDIMKSSEFYSSRAERTVIKNPVDFCVATLRQLGVGEQVSRRLGAVAAGETVPRGVLAPAHVAQLSMKGMGMWLMYPPDVAGWNTGESWITSATVVERIEWSDKIFGQGKTAKLELRYPAYGLLKDDTTPNAVVDKLLSIFDAPIKADKRAALIAAATKVSGGQLTPENANQVAALVSRLIFATPDFQFG
- a CDS encoding putative ABC exporter domain-containing protein codes for the protein MRAIALLSFFKLRNSLRTAFTDPRKLIPLIILVGFFGLSIFVGSFGGGGAPPSQNAATLNPTALRVVATLTIILLALATVDSGLGDALLALSRADVDYLFPSPVSRRVVLAYRLPSLLFSALFQGFFLLFAFKMATNMVTPSARDMGPEVSPGWVPTAALALCVGTYLNLALFVAMAAPSRQVIRKYHTAGIIGFALIMAAIGWQKGWAGMSAAVDSAFIRILFFPVTLASDALVSFAFHRPTGASIGWLLLAYLGSFIPMFATNANWYEQSIVSTDRIASFRKAAQGGYASMMAAKAQTHQHRARREYTIRPFGEGAVALFWAHLCAAGKRPTANFITPLLIGVGIGLFAAATQAQDAAMAYVVLGVMCLYGSMLFLGAARTASEAAVRRRELVAPLPIRGWESVSADLAVPMVSLLLFSFGTSAVLLVARVAYMPLVVFGLLVLFPLRTAARMALQYTLVLGYPDFSDKLQQLLGQFAYWLFAAPLIAGEIVLCLPAIFLKSLWLGAVTLAAFEGGLVFLLVALAGKASERAVATGEPVRIFSIVGIRRKKRPEVRA
- a CDS encoding ABC transporter ATP-binding protein, producing MLQVQNLSKRFGGSTAVEDLSFTVNAGEIVGLLGPNGAGKTTSIRCIASLLQPTSGRILLNGHDVAENPVAAKRALAFVPEVPNPYEMLTVMEHLRFVAAAYRMEDELKNAEEILTRLDLWEKRNELGASLSKGMRQKLACACAFIHQAQVFLFDEPLIGLDPKGMRELKSMIMERRSQGNAILISTHMLDTAERLCDRVVILNRGRLIAEGTVEELHQKLSSGADVTLEDMFLQLTEEVPA
- a CDS encoding M1 family metallopeptidase, which produces MNLITFKVLKPGHKMQIDLQAPLSISKVLQDGRPLTFEREGNVYWVEFERDLPAGSERKIEVHYGGRPKVATNPPWDGGITWGRDDLGDWFINTTCEGLGASAWWPNKDIGYDEPDRGMNINMTVPEDLVDVSNGRLKGVDHDPKAKTKTYHWLVKSPINNYGVNANIGKYVSWTDRYQGLGGTLDLGYWVLPHQKAAAMKTFKEVRRMLKAFEHWFGKYPWYADGYKLVTVLYPGMEHQSSVTYGNYFRNGYRESDPSPGSRYGKKFDFIIVHESAHEWWGNNFSMRDAADMWIHESFANYAESLFVEYYWGKKAGQDYVIGTRSMILNDKPIIGIYGANREGSGDMYPKGGNMLHTIRQIVGNDEKWRSILQGLQRDFWHQTVTSRQVENYISAHAGVDLSKVFDQYLRTTKVPMLQYKIEGRQLSFRWDRVVPGFDMPVRVSINGKAREISPRETLSTLKFVEPIRSFTVDRNYYVKSEMMK